Proteins found in one Micropterus dolomieu isolate WLL.071019.BEF.003 ecotype Adirondacks linkage group LG10, ASM2129224v1, whole genome shotgun sequence genomic segment:
- the pak6b gene encoding serine/threonine-protein kinase PAK 6b isoform X2, which yields MFQRRKKKRRPQISPPQDFQHRVHTSFDAASGRYVGLPPQWQSVIDTLKRPRPLVDPSRVTEVELRKTIVRGSFIGHGDYISQVISEMSRLSVTSSNSLRRTSPSARKRAKSLGRLGELPEDEAYQYEALGSHGEGGKTGGSSTYWQDRIRQVRSESSSPKLNGALQRAKSNCEVGTPSEATPPAPERTVSTGGRYACSEGAGLRQRLAACHYKLLTAETSRPHLRPDPAASLLPDLLSSSRETPRRPHSSFDLKSTLPFLLPPPNSTSSPIITGRGLPQRRPSSSINIGLPPKAQPVLDQSRPSPTGSSGQPPPGPGPSSLTQLTAPGGGGQVTHEQFKAALKMVVDPGDPRTVLENFVKIGEGSTGVVCIARERHSGRQVAVKMMDLRKQQRRELLFNEVVIMRDYRHQNVVEMYRSALVEEELWVIMEYLQGGALTHIVSETRLSEEQTATVCEGVLQALSYLHAQGVVHRDIKSDSILLTLDGRIKLSDFGFCAQISKDVPKRKSLVGTPYWMAPEVISKTPYGTEVFVSECQRQ from the exons ATGTTCCAGCGAAGGAAGAAGAAGCGCAGGCCTCAGATCTCGCCGCCGCAGGACTTCCAACACCGTGTCCACACGTCATTCGACGCCGCTTCAGGACGCTACGTGGGTCTGCCGCCGCAGTGGCAGAGCGTCATCGACACGCTGAAGAGGCCACGCCCCCTGGTGGACCCCTCCAGGGTCACTGAGGTCGAACTCAGGAAg ACGATCGTGCGGGGCAGTTTCATCGGTCACGGCGACTACATCTCCCAGGTGATCTCTGAGATGAGCCGTCTGTCCGTCACCAGCTCCAACTCTCTGCGCCGCACCAGCCCGTCGGCTCGCAAACGGGCCAAGTCTCTGGGTCGGCTGGGAGAACTGCCGGAGGACGAGGCGTACCAGTACGAGGCGCTGGGTAGCCACGGCGAGGGCGGGAAGACGGGCGGGAGCTCCACCTACTGGCAGGACAGGATCCGGCAGGTTCGCAGCGAGAGCAGCAGCCCCAAACTGAACGGGGCGCTGCAGAGAGCCAAGTCCAACTGTGAGGTGGGGACGCCGTCTGAGGCCACGCCCCCCGCACCTGAGAGGACGGTTTCGACAGGTGGACGGTATGCCTGCAGtgagggggcggggcttagaCAGAGGCTGGCAGCCTGTCACTACAAGCTGCTGACAGCGGAGACCAGCAGACCTCACCTGAGACCAGATCCAGCTGCCAGTCTCCTGCCCGACCTGCTGTCCTCCTCCAGAGAAACTCCCAGAAGGCCTCACTCCTCCTTTGACCTCAAG TCGACCCTCCCCTTCCTGCTGCCCCCCCCCAACAGCACCAGCAGTCCCATCATCACAGGTAGAGGGTTACCTCAGCGCCGCCCCTCCTCCAGCATCAACATCGGACTTCCTCCCAAAGCACAGCCCGTCCTGGACCAGTCCCGCCCCTCCCCCACAGGCTCCTCGGGACAACCCCCTCCCGGCCCGGGCCCCTCCTCCCTCACCCAGCTGACAGCGCCCGGCGGAGGCGGGCAGGTGACTCACGAGCAGTTCAAGGCAGCGCTGAAGATGGTAGTGGACCCGGGGGACCCGAGGACGGTTCTGGAGAACTTTGTGAAGATCGGGGAGGGGTCCACCGGTGTGGTGTGCATTGCCCGCGAGAGGCACAGCGGGCGCCAGGTGGCCGTGAAGATGATGGACCTGAGGAAGCAACAGCGGCGAGAGCTGCTCTTCAACGAG GTGGTCATCATGAGGGACTACCGGCACCAGAACGTGGTGGAGATGTACCGCAGCGCTCTGGTGGAGGAGGAACTCTGGGTCATCATGGAGTACCTGCAGGGCGGCGCTCTCACCCACATCGTCAGCGAGACCAG gCTGAGCGAGGAGCAGACGGCGACAGTGTGCGAAGGCGTCCTGCAGGCGCTGAGCTACCTGCATGCTCAGGGGGTCGTTCACCGGGACATCAAGAGCGACTCCATCCTGCTGACGCTGGACGGGAGG ATCAAACTGTCAGACTTTGGTTTCTGCGCTCAGATCAGTAAAGACGTCCCGAAGAGGAAGTCTCTGGTCGGGACTCCGTACTGGATGGCTCCTGAGGTCATCAGCAAAACCCCGTACGGGACAGAG